The DNA segment ACCGCAGAGCTTACATTCCATAGCTTGAGTAGGTGAATCGTTGATTCCTTACTCTACCAGACCCACATCAGTTTGACGCACTACCGTGCATTGTCAGTAACGTGCATTCCTCCATTTAACTAATTAGCCACTTCAATCAGCCACTTACTGAGGTAGATCAGCCATGAATCAGACACTTAACAGAGCATTGCTTAAGCTATCTAATCCATCCATTTACTCACTAACCCACAATAAATTAGTGACTTGAATGGGTGACTTTAGGTTGGTGGTTGAGTCCTCTGCTTTAGTTCAAGGTTGTGCAAGGTAAGACACGCAGGAAAAGAGACAAAAACGCTCAATCTTTACCAAATCACGCACAAGCCGACCAAAGCACGTCCTCTCCTATTTTGATGGTTGCTACGAACTGTTGCTGCAAGACGAATGTTGGAAATCAAATGCAGAAAACAAATGTTGCTAGATCTGTTGCTAGATTTCTTGCTAGATCTGTTGCTAGATTAGTCTACTGTAAGGGGTTCAGGGAAGGAGGCATTGCCCTGAAAGCCAAGCTTTTCGTATGCCTGTATTTAAGATAACAAGTTCCCCTGCAAAGGAGAATGGAGGTTAACAGAAGTTTGCAAGCATTCACTTCGAGCAGGATAAATCTGGGAGTAAGCGAGACGCTATCACTGGCGTAGATGCCAGCATGACCCTGGGGTTTTCCCTGCAGTTGCCTTGACCCTCCCATGGCAAATTGCCATAACGGGTGAAGATACCCTCAAAGCAAATGGAGGGGGTCATTGCCCCCCTCCATTTGCTTTAACCCCTTGCTTTAACCCCTTGCTTTAACCCCTTGCTTTAACCCCTTGCTTTAACCCCTTGCCCAAAAAGCCTCTGCAGGGATGTAATGTCTAGCGCTAAACAAGCGGTGCGCTGGTTCTAGTAATTCCAGGCAGTAATTTGCTTTTGTTCTGCTTCCAACAGAACCACCAGAGCTTGATTTCCCTGTTCCCGGGCAATTTCTAACCGGTGCTGCAGGTTATTTAGCAGATTGGCCTGATGAATTTTGGACACATATTGCTTCGGCAAAGTTGACGGGACAGAAACTGGCTTGGCTGCAGCCTTGCTAGCCGGTTTTACCGTTGTTGTCACCGCACCT comes from the Leptolyngbya sp. 'hensonii' genome and includes:
- a CDS encoding DUF4278 domain-containing protein, which gives rise to MKLIYRGTVYEYDLSEPKAVNPDLFPQAPYTLTYRGVNIQIDPKAPSHQPPAPAECDLIYRGVSYHVSRNTQGAVTTTVKPASKAAAKPVSVPSTLPKQYVSKIHQANLLNNLQHRLEIAREQGNQALVVLLEAEQKQITAWNY